One genomic segment of Nonomuraea coxensis DSM 45129 includes these proteins:
- the trpB gene encoding tryptophan synthase subunit beta translates to MAGNGAQGNDPDVHGKFGIFGGRFVPEALIPALDEVASVYEKAKNDQEFIREFDHLLRTYAGRPTTLTDVRRFSEHAGGARIVLKREDLTHTGAHKINNVLGQALLTKRLGKKRVIAETGAGQHGVATATAAALLGLECVIYMGAVDCERQALNVARMKLLGAQVVPVTNGSQTLKDAINEAFRDWVTNVDSTHYLFGTIAGPHPFPEMVRDFARIIGVEARRQIQELTGRLPDAVCAAVGGGSNAIGIFHAFLGDQDVRLHGYEAAGRGLDSGEHALTLTAGSVGVLHGSRTYVLQDDEGQTIESHSISAGLDYPGVGPEHAWLKDTGRATYHGVTDDQAMQAFSLLARTEGIIPAIESSHALAGALELGRELGPEATILVNLSGRGDKDMGTAMKYFNL, encoded by the coding sequence CTGGCGGGCAACGGCGCGCAGGGCAACGACCCCGACGTGCACGGCAAGTTCGGCATCTTCGGCGGCCGGTTCGTGCCCGAGGCGCTGATCCCGGCGCTCGACGAGGTCGCCTCGGTCTACGAGAAGGCCAAGAACGACCAGGAGTTCATCCGCGAGTTCGACCACCTGCTGCGCACCTACGCCGGGCGGCCGACCACGCTGACCGACGTGCGGCGCTTCAGCGAGCACGCGGGCGGCGCCAGGATCGTGCTCAAGCGCGAGGACCTCACCCACACCGGCGCCCACAAGATCAACAACGTGCTGGGCCAGGCGCTGCTCACCAAGCGGCTGGGCAAGAAGCGGGTCATCGCCGAGACCGGCGCCGGGCAGCACGGCGTGGCCACCGCCACCGCCGCGGCCCTGCTCGGCCTGGAGTGCGTCATCTACATGGGCGCCGTCGACTGCGAGCGCCAGGCGCTCAACGTCGCCAGGATGAAGCTGCTGGGCGCCCAGGTGGTGCCGGTCACCAACGGCTCCCAGACGCTCAAGGACGCCATCAACGAGGCCTTCCGCGACTGGGTCACCAACGTCGACTCCACCCACTACCTGTTCGGCACCATCGCGGGGCCGCACCCGTTCCCCGAGATGGTCCGCGACTTCGCGCGCATCATCGGCGTCGAGGCCCGCCGCCAGATCCAGGAGCTCACCGGCCGGCTGCCCGACGCGGTCTGCGCGGCCGTCGGCGGCGGCAGCAACGCCATCGGCATCTTCCACGCCTTCCTCGGCGACCAGGACGTGCGGCTGCACGGCTACGAGGCCGCAGGGCGCGGCCTCGACAGCGGCGAGCACGCGCTCACGCTCACCGCCGGATCGGTCGGCGTGCTGCACGGCTCGCGCACCTACGTGCTGCAGGACGACGAGGGCCAGACGATCGAGTCCCACTCGATCTCGGCCGGGCTCGACTACCCGGGCGTCGGCCCGGAGCACGCCTGGCTCAAGGACACCGGCAGGGCCACCTACCACGGCGTGACCGACGACCAGGCGATGCAGGCGTTCTCCCTGCTGGCCAGGACCGAGGGCATCATCCCCGCCATCGAGTCCTCCCATGCCCTCGCGGGCGCGCTGGAGCTGGGCCGCGAGCTCGGCCCCGAGGCGACCATCCTGGTCAACCTCTCCGGCCGCGGCGACAAGGACATGGGCACGGCGATGAAATACTTCAACCTCTGA